The following nucleotide sequence is from Komagataeibacter medellinensis NBRC 3288.
AGATGGTGGTGATCGGTGGCGGCGTGATCGGGCTGGAACTGGGCAGTGTCTGGCATCGCCTTGGCGCGGATGTGACGGTGATCGAATATCTCGACCGTCTGGTTCCGGGTACGGATAACGAAGTGGCCAAGACCTTCCAGCGCATCCTGACCAAGCAGGGCCTGAAGATGAAGCTGGGTCACAAGGTAACCAAGGCTGAAAAGAGCGCCAAGGGCGTGACCCTGACCGTGGAACCCGCCAAGGGCGGTACGGCCGAGACTCTGGAAGCCGACGTGGTGCTGCTGGCCATTGGCCGTACGGCGGCCAGCAAGGGCTTCGGGCTGGAAGAAGCGGGCATTGAACTGGACAAGCGTGGTCGGATCGTGACCGATGCGCATTACGCCACCAGCGTGCCGGGTATCTATGCCATTGGTGACGTGATTGCAGGCCCGATGCTGGCCCACAAGGCTGAGGAAGAAGGCGTTGCCATTGCCGAACTGCTGGCAGGGCAGGCAGGCCATGTGAATTACGGTGCCATTCCCGCCGTGGTCTATACCTGGCCGGAAGTTGCAACCGTTGGCAAGACCGAAGAAAACCTGAAGGAAGAAGGTGTTTCCTACAAGGTTGGCAAATTCCCCTTCACCGCCAATGGTCGTGCGCGCGCCATCGGCATGACGGACGGGTTTGTGAAGGTTCTGGCCGACTCCACCACCGATCAGGTGCTGGGCGTCCACATTATCGGCCCGATGGCGGGCGAACTGATTGCCGAATGCACCATGGCGATCGAGTTCGGTGCCTCGTCGGAAGATATTGCCCGCACCTGTCACGCCCACCCCACGCTGAGCGAGGCAGTAAAGGAAGCGGCACTGGATGTAGACAAGCGCGCCATCCATATCTGATTGCCGCTACGACATATGTAATGGAACCACTCGGCAGGATGTCTGTCGGGTGGTTTTTTTATGGGGATTTCTGCCTCGCACCAGTATCGGCATGTCTTATGCGATGACGGGTGGCAGGTTGGTGATCAACGCTGGTATTGCAAGGTAATAAAGGTTTCCGGGGCCGTCTTTTTTCAGAAAGGCGATAGCTCCTGAAGCTTTTTGAAAAAAGCTTCACCAAAAACTTCTTTATTGTTTAACAGGAGGTAAGACTAGAGCATTTCCACCAAAAACCGGTTCAGTGGAAAATGTTCCAGTTTATTGTTTTTATAAGCATCTTCACCTGTTTGAATGTACGCATTCAAACAGGACCGGCTCTAGCTCAGCACCGGGTTCCAGGCTTCTTCGCGCGTGATGCGGATCAGTTCGGTGGCTGAGACCGCGCGCGAGATGAAGAAGCCCTGCACGTAATCCACCCCAAGCTTGCGCACGGTATCGAACTCTTCCTGTGTTTCCACTCCTTCCACCGTTACGGCCAGATTGTAGCCATGGCCAAGCTTGATGAGTGAGGCGATAAGGCTGCGTGCCTTGTCATCGGTATCGATATTGCGCACCAGGCAACGGTCGAGCTTGAGTGATTGCAGCGGCAGTTCACACAGTGTGGAAAGGCGTACCGTGCCGTAGCCGAAATTGTCCATGGCAAGCCCGAACCCGTCCTCCGCCAGACCGCGCAGGCGCAGGCGGCTTTTTTCCGCACGCCGTCCCTGCAGCATCTGTTCGGTCACTTCCAGCATGAAGGTGCTGGGATCAAGGTTGAGTTGCCGGATCTCGCTGAACAGGTCGATCTGCTGTTCAAGGTTAAGCAGGTCCAGATGCGACAGGTTGACCGCCAGCCGTAGGCTGGGCAGGCCTGCTTCCTTCCATTTCTGGATATCATCATGAAAGGACTGCACCAGATGCGTCTCCATGATCTGGGCCAGGGCAGAATCAGCAAAGACATCGGTAAACGCCCCGGCTGAAAGCAGCCCACGCTCGGGGTGGTGCCAGCGCATCAGGGCTTCCGCCTGCTCGATGCGGCCGGTGCGGGCGTTGAGGATGGGCTGGTAATACACCTCGAACTGTTTCTGCATCACGCCCTTGCGCGCTTCCTTCAGTATCTTGGCGCGCTCCATCGTGGTCTTGTGCAGGCTGGGCGTGAACATGCGCGCCTGCTTGCCGCCTGCCTGCTTGGCGGCATAGACCGCCACGTCGGCGTTCTTCTGCAGCCCCTCCATCGTATCTTCGCTGGTAATGAGGGTGGCACCGATACTGCCGGAAATGCGCACGGTCGCACTTTCCAGCATGATCGGTTCTTCCAGTAAGTTCTGCAGCTTGCTCAGGATGGTCTCAAGCGGCATGACCTTCAGGCTTTTATTCAGGATCAGGGCGAATTCGTCCCCACCCAGTCGGCTTATGGCATCCTGTGTGTTGACCAGTTCGATCAGGCGGGTCGCAATGGTCTTGAGTACCTCGTCACCCGCATGGTGGCCATGGATGTCATTGACCGGCTTGAACCCGTCCAGGTCAAACATGACCAGTACCTGCGGGTCGGGATTGCGGCGCTTGCTGGCTTCTACCGCCGCGACAAGGCTGGCGTTGAAGCCACCACGGTTGAGCAGCCCGGTCAGCATGTCGGTCGCGGCCTGTTTTTTCAGCCGGACCTTGGTGTTCATAAGCTCGGTAATCTCGAAACGGGTTGCGACAAACCCACTGATCTCGCCATGGGCGTCGCGGTGCGGGATGATGGTGGTGGCCACCCAGTAATGGCTACCATCCTTCGCCCGGTTGCACAGGCTGCCGTGCCACGTCTCGCCTGCGTAGAGCGTGCGGTACATGTCACGAAAGAAAGCCTTGCCGTGCTCCCCCGAATTCAGGATTCGGTGGGTGTGGCCCAGCAGTTCCTCGCGCGAATACTGGCTGATCTTGCAGAATTTATCATTGACGTAGGTAATGACCCCCCTGCGGTCGGTCACGGCCACGATCAGTACGTTATCGACTACATCCGCCCAGAAATCGGCGTCTTCATGCGTAAGGGCGCGCAGCCTGTTGTCATGTTGAGCGGACATTCTGTTACCTCGAAAACGGAGCGGAAAACCGGGACTTGTATCAGTGTAAACTAGGACGATTTCTTTTTTGTTGGAACATTTTTGGCCGTCCCGGCATCAGGCAGGATGGCGCGGATCGTCTTGTGGTGTTTCACCCATTTTTCCAGGTCATCGGGGGCCAGCGGTTTGGCGAACAGGTAGCCCTGCATCACGTCGCAGTTCAGTTCCTCCAGCAGGGCGCGCTGCTGCTCGGTCTCGACCCCTTCGGTCACGACCGTCATGCCCAGTCTGTTGCCAATGCCGATCACGGCCATGGTCACGGCCTGGGCATTGGTGTCGTATTCAAAATCGTTGATGAAGCTGCGGTCGATCTTGATTTCGGTCAGCGGCAGGCGCGTAAGCCGTGAGAGAGAGGAATAGCCGGTGCCGAAATCATCCATCGACAGCCCGCAGCCCAGGTTACGGATGGACTGGAGCACTTCCTCGGTATCGCTGCTGCTGTCCATCATCACGCTTTCGGTAATTTCCACCGTCAGGCGCGCAGGCTTGAGGTTATGGTCCCTGAGCAGGGCTGCGATATGCTCGGGCAGCGCGCGGTTGCGGAAATGCACGGCAGACAGGTTGACGGCAACAGTGGGTACGAACACCCCGTCGGCATCCCATTTCACGATCTGGCGGCATGCTTCAAGCAGGGACCACCGGCCGATCGCCTCGATCTGGCCGGTTTCTTCCGCCACGGCAATGAAGCGGGAGGGGTAGATGTTGCCCAAAGTGGGGTGGTGCCAGCGTGAAAGCGCTTCCACCCCGCTCAGTTCCAGCGTGTGGGTGCGTACCTGCGGCTGGTAGTGCAGGTTCAGCATGCCCTTGGCCAGTGAATCGCGTAGCGCCGAGCCAAGCACAAGCCGGTCCTGCGCGATCTGGTTTTTCTCCAGGTTGGCGAAACGGAAAGTGCCGCGTCCGTCTTCCTTGGCCTGGCGCAGCGCCACGTCGGCGGTGCTGAGCAGGGATTCACTGTCCGGCCCGTTATCAGGATAAGTGCTGATGCCGATGCTGCACGAGATGGTAAGCGTATTCTCGCCTATCTGTAGTGGCTTGGCGATGGTGGCAAGCAGGCGCTCGGCAAAGGTGGTGGCGTCCTTGTTGGGGCAGTTGGGCACCACGACCACGAACTCGTCCCCGCCCGAGCGGCTGACCACATAGCCATCCAGGGAAATGGCGCGGATGCGGGCTGCGATTTCGATCAGGAACTGGTCGGCATAGACATGGCCAAGCGCATCGTTGATATCGCGGAAGCGGTCGATATCGAGCATGAAGATGGCGAACTGCCGGTTGCCATCTTGCTTGCTGATCATGCTTTCAATGACCTTGTGCACCGAAGAGCGGTTGAGCAGGCCGGTCAGGCTGTCAAAATTGGCAAGGTGGGAGATATGCTCCTTCGTTGCATTCTGCTCGAAGGCCAGCGCGCAGAAGGGTATGCATGAATCGACAATGCGCTGCGGCCAGGTATTGCGGCCCTGATCCTCACGCGCATAGAGGGCAAAAATGCCCTGCACCTGCCCTGAGCGGGTCTTGACCGGCGTGCAGAAACACTGCTGCAACCCCAGCGATACGCCCAGCGAGCGGTAGCTGTCCCAGATTAGGCGGGTGGTGTATTTGGGGTCGAGCCGTAGCTTTTCCTGCTCGGATGAAGAAATGTACAGGCTCTCGAGCGAGGCGCGATACCGCTTGGGCAGGGTGGGGCTGGCCAGCACGCGCAACTGCCCGTTGGGTGCGATGAGCATGAGTACAGCCACCGTGCCGGGCACAAAGCTTTCCACCCGGCGGCACAACAGGTCGGCCACGTCCTGTATCAGCATGTCACTGGCCAGCGCCTGCAGTACGTCGTTCTGTAGGATCAGGATCTTGCGCTGCTGGCTTTCATCGGTGACGTTCTTCATCACCCCCATGTAGAAGATGCGCCCGGTATCGGTGATCACCTTGGAAAGGGATAGTTCACCACACACATATTCGCCATCCGCGCGGGTGAATTCGACCTCGCGTGATGTGCCGACAATGCGGTTGAGACCGCTTTCCCGATTACGGTCGATAAAGGCATCATGACCGGTACGGTGCAGTGCCGGCACCAGGATGTTTACATTCTTGCCTAATACGTCCGCCTTGTCCAAGCCCCATAGGTTGGACGCAGCATTATTGAAAAAAATGACATCATTCGTATCATTGATAATAATGGTTGCGTCTATGGCCTGTTCCAGTGCCGAAAGCAGGACTTCAGCACTCAGGTTGGGCTGTGACATCGGGGTTACCTCGCAAAAGGGACAAGGCCGGACTGCCGCCACCTGGCGTGGTGGTGATCAGTGCTCATGCACTCTTGAATAATTGGTTGCCCGTGTCACTGCCCGTACGGGCGGCTTGAACAGGCATACCAGCTTGTTATCACGGGCGCAGGCATATCATACGACCGGGCGGAACATATTATATATAAAGGGAAATAACAATTATACCTTATTTGTATAAATAGAAAGCTCTGTATGCAATGCTGGTTTCTGACTGCGCGGTCTATATACCATTGACGGCACAATCTACCATTACCTAAAACGCGCCCTGCATTCAGTCATGCTGGCGGGGTCTGGTATTACGGTCACCGCAGCCTGAACAACTGCCACACCCCCCGCGCCTGCCACCCTCCGCGCGGCGCGTGGTATAATGGACCATGCGGGCGGGTGCATGCAATCGGCGCAGCACTGTGCCGGTTACCTGCCAGCCGCTGTAACCGAGGGCCGGAAACAGCCGCCCCAGCCAGTATATGGCACAGGCCAGGACAACCGTAACCGCCACCACGACCTGAAACCAGGAGACCGCGTGCATTATAGCGCCCGCGCAATATGGTAGGTCAGGAAGGCCGCAAGGTAGGCCAGACCGAACAGGTATCCCGCCGTCACCGCGACCACGCGCCACGATGTGGTCTCGCGACGGATGACCGCAAGCGTTGCTACGCACTGGGGGGCATAGACATACCAGGCCAGCAGCGACAGGGCGGTGGGCAGGCTCCAGTGGGCGGGCAGCATCTGCCCCAGCTGTGCCGCCGCCTGGTCGGTATCGGTACCGGAGCCAAGGGAGTAGACCGTGGCAAGCGCGCCCACCGCCACCTCACGCGCGGCAAGGCCGGGGATGAGGGCCACGCAGATCTGCCAGTTGAAGCCCAGCGGCGCGAATATGGGCAGCATCAGGTGCCCGATCCGCCCGGCCAGACTCCAGTCAATGGCAGGCCCCGTGGCGCCAGCGGGGGGCGGAGGAAAACTGGACAGTCCCCACAGCAGCACGGTAAGCGAGATGATGGTCGTGCCCACGCGCATCAGGAAGATACGCGCCCGTTCCCACAGCCCTAGCGCGATGTCACGCGGGTTGGGCAGGCGGTAGGCGGGCAGTTCCA
It contains:
- the lpdA gene encoding dihydrolipoyl dehydrogenase gives rise to the protein MTIDIKVPTLGESVTTATVAKWLRQPGDAVNADDPIAELETDKVSVEVPAPQAGVLGAHAVKEGDEVEVGTVLTTLTPGAGGKPAVSPAPAAAKPAQPAPAAAAAAPAPKAAAQPPAETDYDVIVIGAGPGGYVCAIRAAQLGFKVACVEKRATLGGTCLNVGCIPSKALLQQSENFHAAKDEYGDMGIIIDSVKLDLAKMMARKQSVVEANVKGVEFLFKKNKVTWLKGTGKVEGTGRITVDGKPVTAKHIVIASGSDSAGLPGVEVDEKQIVTSTGALELSAVPKKMVVIGGGVIGLELGSVWHRLGADVTVIEYLDRLVPGTDNEVAKTFQRILTKQGLKMKLGHKVTKAEKSAKGVTLTVEPAKGGTAETLEADVVLLAIGRTAASKGFGLEEAGIELDKRGRIVTDAHYATSVPGIYAIGDVIAGPMLAHKAEEEGVAIAELLAGQAGHVNYGAIPAVVYTWPEVATVGKTEENLKEEGVSYKVGKFPFTANGRARAIGMTDGFVKVLADSTTDQVLGVHIIGPMAGELIAECTMAIEFGASSEDIARTCHAHPTLSEAVKEAALDVDKRAIHI
- a CDS encoding putative bifunctional diguanylate cyclase/phosphodiesterase, whose translation is MSAQHDNRLRALTHEDADFWADVVDNVLIVAVTDRRGVITYVNDKFCKISQYSREELLGHTHRILNSGEHGKAFFRDMYRTLYAGETWHGSLCNRAKDGSHYWVATTIIPHRDAHGEISGFVATRFEITELMNTKVRLKKQAATDMLTGLLNRGGFNASLVAAVEASKRRNPDPQVLVMFDLDGFKPVNDIHGHHAGDEVLKTIATRLIELVNTQDAISRLGGDEFALILNKSLKVMPLETILSKLQNLLEEPIMLESATVRISGSIGATLITSEDTMEGLQKNADVAVYAAKQAGGKQARMFTPSLHKTTMERAKILKEARKGVMQKQFEVYYQPILNARTGRIEQAEALMRWHHPERGLLSAGAFTDVFADSALAQIMETHLVQSFHDDIQKWKEAGLPSLRLAVNLSHLDLLNLEQQIDLFSEIRQLNLDPSTFMLEVTEQMLQGRRAEKSRLRLRGLAEDGFGLAMDNFGYGTVRLSTLCELPLQSLKLDRCLVRNIDTDDKARSLIASLIKLGHGYNLAVTVEGVETQEEFDTVRKLGVDYVQGFFISRAVSATELIRITREEAWNPVLS
- a CDS encoding EAL domain-containing protein codes for the protein MSQPNLSAEVLLSALEQAIDATIIINDTNDVIFFNNAASNLWGLDKADVLGKNVNILVPALHRTGHDAFIDRNRESGLNRIVGTSREVEFTRADGEYVCGELSLSKVITDTGRIFYMGVMKNVTDESQQRKILILQNDVLQALASDMLIQDVADLLCRRVESFVPGTVAVLMLIAPNGQLRVLASPTLPKRYRASLESLYISSSEQEKLRLDPKYTTRLIWDSYRSLGVSLGLQQCFCTPVKTRSGQVQGIFALYAREDQGRNTWPQRIVDSCIPFCALAFEQNATKEHISHLANFDSLTGLLNRSSVHKVIESMISKQDGNRQFAIFMLDIDRFRDINDALGHVYADQFLIEIAARIRAISLDGYVVSRSGGDEFVVVVPNCPNKDATTFAERLLATIAKPLQIGENTLTISCSIGISTYPDNGPDSESLLSTADVALRQAKEDGRGTFRFANLEKNQIAQDRLVLGSALRDSLAKGMLNLHYQPQVRTHTLELSGVEALSRWHHPTLGNIYPSRFIAVAEETGQIEAIGRWSLLEACRQIVKWDADGVFVPTVAVNLSAVHFRNRALPEHIAALLRDHNLKPARLTVEITESVMMDSSSDTEEVLQSIRNLGCGLSMDDFGTGYSSLSRLTRLPLTEIKIDRSFINDFEYDTNAQAVTMAVIGIGNRLGMTVVTEGVETEQQRALLEELNCDVMQGYLFAKPLAPDDLEKWVKHHKTIRAILPDAGTAKNVPTKKKSS
- a CDS encoding DUF6587 family protein, with translation MHAVSWFQVVVAVTVVLACAIYWLGRLFPALGYSGWQVTGTVLRRLHAPARMVHYTTRRAEGGRRGGCGSCSGCGDRNTRPRQHD